The Synergistes jonesii genomic sequence ATTCTCGGCGACCGTCTACGCATGCAGGACCACGCGCTAGAAGAGGAGGTCTTCATCCGCAGCATGGGATCGCGCGGAAACCTCGGCGGCGTGAGCCGCAGCACTCACGAAGGCGCGCTGATCCTCGATGCCTGCGGCTACGACGTAGTTATAGTCGAAACGGTCGGGGTCGGGCAGTCCGAGGTCGACATCGTCAAAATCGCCGATACCGTCTGTCTCATACTTACGCCGGGAATGGGCGACGACGTCCAGATCATGAAGGCCGGCATTATGGAGATAGCCGATATATTCGTTGTAAACAAGGCCGACAGGGAAGGAGCCGACAAGGTTGCGGCAGACGTGCAGGTCATGCTGAAGATGCTCGGCGAAAGGGAATGGGTCCCTCCCGTCGTGCTCGTCTCTTCGCAGAAAAACACCGGCGTCGACCAGGCCAAAGAGGTGATAAACAAGCACTCCGCGTATCTGGCGGAGAGCGCGGAGGGCAGGCGCCGCCGCTGGTCGCAGCTCGAAATGGAGGTCGAGGCGATACTGCGCGGCGAAATTTCTTCTATTGTCGAAAAGGAATGGAAAGAGCGCCGGAACGACGGGCTGATGGAGGACCTGTCCGCGAGGAAGTGCGATCCCTATACGCTCTCCGGAGAAATTATTCAGAAGATAATAAAGTAAATTTTTACGGAGGAATAGATAAT encodes the following:
- the meaB gene encoding methylmalonyl Co-A mutase-associated GTPase MeaB, yielding MNNLLERAAAGDIRAIGRLISLVEAESSSSKDIMKTIYPKSGRAHVIGITGSPGAGKSTFVNRLIAQFLAEGKRVGVIAIDPSSPFTGGAILGDRLRMQDHALEEEVFIRSMGSRGNLGGVSRSTHEGALILDACGYDVVIVETVGVGQSEVDIVKIADTVCLILTPGMGDDVQIMKAGIMEIADIFVVNKADREGADKVAADVQVMLKMLGEREWVPPVVLVSSQKNTGVDQAKEVINKHSAYLAESAEGRRRRWSQLEMEVEAILRGEISSIVEKEWKERRNDGLMEDLSARKCDPYTLSGEIIQKIIK